The following proteins are encoded in a genomic region of Notolabrus celidotus isolate fNotCel1 chromosome 19, fNotCel1.pri, whole genome shotgun sequence:
- the glis3 gene encoding zinc finger protein GLIS3 isoform X1 — MSGQGCQLLVSPSLNMIRGYQPQSIRMPMTSPQQASLSPSSGMEKVKKGALHPYTSEKQGGGHVLLPALCLRRQVLTNGKNPNVQTASSHHQVPAIHPPTTAGTTNIQTGLCSSRNSFKGCSVSHPAMEVFGQPAAPNLTVTSSPMTVAPVQRYTAGPAVPHPPSHPHGVQIPHTEARLLLSRESLASTTLSLFDTQSVFSGRHDWPYGYRALPPVSLAPASEGGEQITFSPGTAMSGTTASGGTSTSASLPSYLFACDAGSPRQSRAKKRALSMSPLSDVMGIDFNSIIRTSPTSLVAYINGPRSSPASYPTLSPVLSDSYGHFLGVRGSCIPHTHPYSVPDSSQALAPHGEGGRMQLLEDGGGLESQMANMVVEQQCLPEEGGALENTLQSFSQTTNNLLSALELQPAMLTTIQEASTPQGPPPPYHSHQHINLTRRHCKLKLPSQDPLTHAPMVPPRYGLSFLPQVPMLEEEEGELEDYGAHCCSWLNCSAVFEQKEELVKHIEKLHVDQRKAEDFTCYWVGCPRNFKPFNARYKLLIHMRVHSGEKPNKCTFESCKKAFSRLENLKIHLRSHTGEKPYLCQHPGCHKAFSNSSDRAKHQRTHLETKPYTCQVPGCAKRYTDPSSLRKHVKSHSTKERQLRKKMKSTAGVTQDTLTDCLTIHPLQPSLSPLARIDSNLNSSPGASHESFCATPQGQDSSSNPHLALLCSLQDNYRCVDPSPHQLFSRDQCGPCSSTCLPHPPIGTSLQNNCILKHPRQPPDLADHNQELSEQMKMLYSTPQYAGITAQSSSSHLMQDDAFGDRLAPAVNNPNGVTALPTALSCNSGFQVHNKADEEVHGEDFFSVVDHSTSQDSCIYSEG; from the exons ATGAGTGGACAGGGCTGTCAGCTCCTGGTGTCCCCATCATTGAACATGATTAGAGGATACCAGCCCCAGTCCATCAGGATGCCCATGACTTCCCCACAGCAGGCCAGTCTCAGTCCCTCCTCAGGCATGGAGAAGGTGAAAAAAGGGGCCCTCCACCCCTACACTTCTGAGAAACAAGGTGGAGGCCATGTCCTCCTTCCTGCCTTGTGCCTGCGCAGACAGGTGTTGACCAATGGGAAAAATCCAAATGTGCAGACTGCATCTTCACACCACCAAGTGCCTGCTATTCATCCTCCAACCACAGCCGGGACCACTAACATACAGACGGGACTCTGTTCCTCTAGAAACAGCttcaaag GTTGCTCTGTTTCCCACCCTGCAATGGAGGTATTTGGTCAGCCAGCTGCTCCCAACCTGACAGTGACCAGCAGCCCCATGACAGTTGCCCCAGTGCAGCGGTATACAGCAGGGCCTGCAGTGCCACATCCTCCCTCACATCCACATGGTGTGCAGATTCCCCACACTGAAGCCAG GTTGTTGCTATCCAGAGAGTCTCTGGCATCCACCACCCTCAGTCTGTTTGATACACAGTCAGTGTTTAGTGGCAGACATGACTGGCCGTATGGCTACCGTGCGCTCCCTCCAGTGAGTCTAGCACCTGCCAGCGAGGGAGGAGAGCAGATCACTTTCTCCCCTGGTACAGCCATGTCAGGCACCACCGCCTCTGGTGGCACGAGCACCTCTGCCTCACTGCCCTCGTACCTCTTTGCATGTGACGCCGGAAGCCCGAGGCAGTCCCGCGCTAAGAAGAGAGCTCTCTCCATGTCCCCATTGTCAGATGTCATGGGCATTGATTTCAACTCCATCATACGCACCTCACCTACCTCCCTTGTGGCATATATCAATGGTCCCCGCAGCTCTCCAGCGTCCTACCCTACTCTCTCACCTGTCCTGTCTGATAGTTATGGTCACTTCCTGGGTGTGAGAGGCAGCTGCATCCCCCACACTCACCCTTACAGCGTGCCAGACTCATCGCAGGCTCTGGCCCCGCACGGAGAAGGTGGTCGTATGCAGTTGCTCGAAGATGGAGGGGGTCTAGAGAGCCAGATGGCAAACATGGTGGTGGAGCAGCAGTGCCTCCCAGAGGAAGGAGGGGCACTGGAGAACACTTTACAAAGCTTCAGCCAAACGACCAACAATCTGCTGTCAGCTCTGGAGCTACAGCCAGCCATGTTGACTACTATCCAAGAAGCTTCAACTCCACAGGGGCCTCCACCACCCTACCACTCACACCAGCACATCAACCTCACTAGACGTCACTGTAAATTAAAGCTGCCTTCTCAAGACCCTCTCACGCACGCCCCCATGGTTCCTCCCAGGTATGGCTTAAGCTTTTTACCACAGGTCCCAatgctggaggaggaagaaggagagctggaggaCTATGGAGCCCACTGCTGCAGCTGGTTGAACTGCAGTGCAGTGTTCGAGCAAAAGGAGGAGCTGGTAAAGCACATAGAGAAACTACATGTGGACCAGAGGAAGGCAGAGGACTTCACGTGCTACTGGGTGGGCTGTCCACGCAACTTCAAGCCATTTAATGCCCGATACAAGCTTCTTATCCACATGAGGGTCCATTCAGGAGAGAAACCCAACAAGTGCACG TTCGAGAGCTGCAAGAAAGCTTTCTCTCGGCTAGAAAACCTGAAGATCCACCTGCGCAGCCACACAGGGGAGAAGCCCTACCTGTGTCAGCACCCAGGATGTCACAAGGCCTTCAGCAACTCCAGTGATAGAGCCAAACACCAGCGAACACACCTGGAAACA AAGCCGTATACATGCCAGGTGCCGGGCTGTGCAAAGCGTTACACTGACCCCAGCTCCTTGAGGAAACACGTGAAATCCCACTCGACTAAAGAACGACAGTTACGGAAGAAG ATGAAATCCACTGCTGGTgtgacccaggacacgctgacAGACTGTTTAACCATCCACCCGCTACAGCCAAGTCTTTCTCCTCTGGCAAGGATAGACAGCAACTTGAACTCTTCCCCTGGTGCATCCCACGAGTCTTTCTGTG CTACTCCACAGGGACAAGACTCCTCCAGTAATCCTCACCTGGCTCTGTTGTGCTCCTTACAAGATAATTACAG GTGTGTTGATCCTTCCCCTCACCAGCTTTTCTCCAGGGACCAGTGTGGGCCTTGCTCTTCCACCTGCCTCCCCCACCCTCCCATTGGGACATCCCTGCAGAACAACTGCATTCTAAAGCACCCCAGGCAGCCTCCTGATCTGGCAGATCACAATCAAG AGCTTTCAGAGCAGATGAAGATGCTATATTCTACTCCACAATATGCTGGGATCACAGCACAGTCAAGCTCGAGTCACCTGATGCAAGATGATGCCTTTGGTGACAGGCTCGCTCCAGCAGTCAATAATCCCAATGGGGTGACTGCTTTACCAACAGCTCTTTCCTGTAACTCAG GATTTCAAGTCCACAACAAAGCAGATGAAGAGGTGCATGGAGAAGATTTCTTCAGTGTGGTGGACCACAGCACAAGTCAGGACTCCTGCATCTATTCTGAGGGATGa
- the glis3 gene encoding zinc finger protein GLIS3 isoform X2: MSGQGCQLLVSPSLNMIRGYQPQSIRMPMTSPQQASLSPSSGMEKVKKGALHPYTSEKQGGGHVLLPALCLRRQVLTNGKNPNVQTASSHHQVPAIHPPTTAGTTNIQTGLCSSRNSFKGCSVSHPAMEVFGQPAAPNLTVTSSPMTVAPVQRYTAGPAVPHPPSHPHGVQIPHTEARLLLSRESLASTTLSLFDTQSVFSGRHDWPYGYRALPPVSLAPASEGGEQITFSPGTAMSGTTASGGTSTSASLPSYLFACDAGSPRQSRAKKRALSMSPLSDVMGIDFNSIIRTSPTSLVAYINGPRSSPASYPTLSPVLSDSYGHFLGVRGSCIPHTHPYSVPDSSQALAPHGEGGRMQLLEDGGGLESQMANMVVEQQCLPEEGGALENTLQSFSQTTNNLLSALELQPAMLTTIQEASTPQGPPPPYHSHQHINLTRRHCKLKLPSQDPLTHAPMVPPRYGLSFLPQVPMLEEEEGELEDYGAHCCSWLNCSAVFEQKEELVKHIEKLHVDQRKAEDFTCYWVGCPRNFKPFNARYKLLIHMRVHSGEKPNKCTFESCKKAFSRLENLKIHLRSHTGEKPYLCQHPGCHKAFSNSSDRAKHQRTHLETKPYTCQVPGCAKRYTDPSSLRKHVKSHSTKERQLRKKMKSTAGVTQDTLTDCLTIHPLQPSLSPLARIDSNLNSSPGASHESFCATPQGQDSSSNPHLALLCSLQDNYRCVDPSPHQLFSRDQCGPCSSTCLPHPPIGTSLQNNCILKHPRQPPDLADHNQESTATLMLKVFRNALLSFNC, encoded by the exons ATGAGTGGACAGGGCTGTCAGCTCCTGGTGTCCCCATCATTGAACATGATTAGAGGATACCAGCCCCAGTCCATCAGGATGCCCATGACTTCCCCACAGCAGGCCAGTCTCAGTCCCTCCTCAGGCATGGAGAAGGTGAAAAAAGGGGCCCTCCACCCCTACACTTCTGAGAAACAAGGTGGAGGCCATGTCCTCCTTCCTGCCTTGTGCCTGCGCAGACAGGTGTTGACCAATGGGAAAAATCCAAATGTGCAGACTGCATCTTCACACCACCAAGTGCCTGCTATTCATCCTCCAACCACAGCCGGGACCACTAACATACAGACGGGACTCTGTTCCTCTAGAAACAGCttcaaag GTTGCTCTGTTTCCCACCCTGCAATGGAGGTATTTGGTCAGCCAGCTGCTCCCAACCTGACAGTGACCAGCAGCCCCATGACAGTTGCCCCAGTGCAGCGGTATACAGCAGGGCCTGCAGTGCCACATCCTCCCTCACATCCACATGGTGTGCAGATTCCCCACACTGAAGCCAG GTTGTTGCTATCCAGAGAGTCTCTGGCATCCACCACCCTCAGTCTGTTTGATACACAGTCAGTGTTTAGTGGCAGACATGACTGGCCGTATGGCTACCGTGCGCTCCCTCCAGTGAGTCTAGCACCTGCCAGCGAGGGAGGAGAGCAGATCACTTTCTCCCCTGGTACAGCCATGTCAGGCACCACCGCCTCTGGTGGCACGAGCACCTCTGCCTCACTGCCCTCGTACCTCTTTGCATGTGACGCCGGAAGCCCGAGGCAGTCCCGCGCTAAGAAGAGAGCTCTCTCCATGTCCCCATTGTCAGATGTCATGGGCATTGATTTCAACTCCATCATACGCACCTCACCTACCTCCCTTGTGGCATATATCAATGGTCCCCGCAGCTCTCCAGCGTCCTACCCTACTCTCTCACCTGTCCTGTCTGATAGTTATGGTCACTTCCTGGGTGTGAGAGGCAGCTGCATCCCCCACACTCACCCTTACAGCGTGCCAGACTCATCGCAGGCTCTGGCCCCGCACGGAGAAGGTGGTCGTATGCAGTTGCTCGAAGATGGAGGGGGTCTAGAGAGCCAGATGGCAAACATGGTGGTGGAGCAGCAGTGCCTCCCAGAGGAAGGAGGGGCACTGGAGAACACTTTACAAAGCTTCAGCCAAACGACCAACAATCTGCTGTCAGCTCTGGAGCTACAGCCAGCCATGTTGACTACTATCCAAGAAGCTTCAACTCCACAGGGGCCTCCACCACCCTACCACTCACACCAGCACATCAACCTCACTAGACGTCACTGTAAATTAAAGCTGCCTTCTCAAGACCCTCTCACGCACGCCCCCATGGTTCCTCCCAGGTATGGCTTAAGCTTTTTACCACAGGTCCCAatgctggaggaggaagaaggagagctggaggaCTATGGAGCCCACTGCTGCAGCTGGTTGAACTGCAGTGCAGTGTTCGAGCAAAAGGAGGAGCTGGTAAAGCACATAGAGAAACTACATGTGGACCAGAGGAAGGCAGAGGACTTCACGTGCTACTGGGTGGGCTGTCCACGCAACTTCAAGCCATTTAATGCCCGATACAAGCTTCTTATCCACATGAGGGTCCATTCAGGAGAGAAACCCAACAAGTGCACG TTCGAGAGCTGCAAGAAAGCTTTCTCTCGGCTAGAAAACCTGAAGATCCACCTGCGCAGCCACACAGGGGAGAAGCCCTACCTGTGTCAGCACCCAGGATGTCACAAGGCCTTCAGCAACTCCAGTGATAGAGCCAAACACCAGCGAACACACCTGGAAACA AAGCCGTATACATGCCAGGTGCCGGGCTGTGCAAAGCGTTACACTGACCCCAGCTCCTTGAGGAAACACGTGAAATCCCACTCGACTAAAGAACGACAGTTACGGAAGAAG ATGAAATCCACTGCTGGTgtgacccaggacacgctgacAGACTGTTTAACCATCCACCCGCTACAGCCAAGTCTTTCTCCTCTGGCAAGGATAGACAGCAACTTGAACTCTTCCCCTGGTGCATCCCACGAGTCTTTCTGTG CTACTCCACAGGGACAAGACTCCTCCAGTAATCCTCACCTGGCTCTGTTGTGCTCCTTACAAGATAATTACAG GTGTGTTGATCCTTCCCCTCACCAGCTTTTCTCCAGGGACCAGTGTGGGCCTTGCTCTTCCACCTGCCTCCCCCACCCTCCCATTGGGACATCCCTGCAGAACAACTGCATTCTAAAGCACCCCAGGCAGCCTCCTGATCTGGCAGATCACAATCAAG AGTCGACGGCCACATTGATGTTGAAAGTCTTCAGAAACGCACTATTGAGCTTTAACTGCTGA
- the glis3 gene encoding zinc finger protein GLIS3 isoform X3, with protein MSGQGCQLLVSPSLNMIRGYQPQSIRMPMTSPQQASLSPSSGMEKVKKGALHPYTSEKQGGGHVLLPALCLRRQVLTNGKNPNVQTASSHHQVPAIHPPTTAGTTNIQTGLCSSRNSFKGCSVSHPAMEVFGQPAAPNLTVTSSPMTVAPVQRYTAGPAVPHPPSHPHGVQIPHTEARLLLSRESLASTTLSLFDTQSVFSGRHDWPYGYRALPPVSLAPASEGGEQITFSPGTAMSGTTASGGTSTSASLPSYLFACDAGSPRQSRAKKRALSMSPLSDVMGIDFNSIIRTSPTSLVAYINGPRSSPASYPTLSPVLSDSYGHFLGVRGSCIPHTHPYSVPDSSQALAPHGEGGRMQLLEDGGGLESQMANMVVEQQCLPEEGGALENTLQSFSQTTNNLLSALELQPAMLTTIQEASTPQGPPPPYHSHQHINLTRRHCKLKLPSQDPLTHAPMVPPRYGLSFLPQVPMLEEEEGELEDYGAHCCSWLNCSAVFEQKEELVKHIEKLHVDQRKAEDFTCYWVGCPRNFKPFNARYKLLIHMRVHSGEKPNKCTFESCKKAFSRLENLKIHLRSHTGEKPYLCQHPGCHKAFSNSSDRAKHQRTHLETKPYTCQVPGCAKRYTDPSSLRKHVKSHSTKERQLRKKMKSTAGVTQDTLTDCLTIHPLQPSLSPLARIDSNLNSSPGASHESFCATPQGQDSSSNPHLALLCSLQDNYSFSPGTSVGLALPPASPTLPLGHPCRTTAF; from the exons ATGAGTGGACAGGGCTGTCAGCTCCTGGTGTCCCCATCATTGAACATGATTAGAGGATACCAGCCCCAGTCCATCAGGATGCCCATGACTTCCCCACAGCAGGCCAGTCTCAGTCCCTCCTCAGGCATGGAGAAGGTGAAAAAAGGGGCCCTCCACCCCTACACTTCTGAGAAACAAGGTGGAGGCCATGTCCTCCTTCCTGCCTTGTGCCTGCGCAGACAGGTGTTGACCAATGGGAAAAATCCAAATGTGCAGACTGCATCTTCACACCACCAAGTGCCTGCTATTCATCCTCCAACCACAGCCGGGACCACTAACATACAGACGGGACTCTGTTCCTCTAGAAACAGCttcaaag GTTGCTCTGTTTCCCACCCTGCAATGGAGGTATTTGGTCAGCCAGCTGCTCCCAACCTGACAGTGACCAGCAGCCCCATGACAGTTGCCCCAGTGCAGCGGTATACAGCAGGGCCTGCAGTGCCACATCCTCCCTCACATCCACATGGTGTGCAGATTCCCCACACTGAAGCCAG GTTGTTGCTATCCAGAGAGTCTCTGGCATCCACCACCCTCAGTCTGTTTGATACACAGTCAGTGTTTAGTGGCAGACATGACTGGCCGTATGGCTACCGTGCGCTCCCTCCAGTGAGTCTAGCACCTGCCAGCGAGGGAGGAGAGCAGATCACTTTCTCCCCTGGTACAGCCATGTCAGGCACCACCGCCTCTGGTGGCACGAGCACCTCTGCCTCACTGCCCTCGTACCTCTTTGCATGTGACGCCGGAAGCCCGAGGCAGTCCCGCGCTAAGAAGAGAGCTCTCTCCATGTCCCCATTGTCAGATGTCATGGGCATTGATTTCAACTCCATCATACGCACCTCACCTACCTCCCTTGTGGCATATATCAATGGTCCCCGCAGCTCTCCAGCGTCCTACCCTACTCTCTCACCTGTCCTGTCTGATAGTTATGGTCACTTCCTGGGTGTGAGAGGCAGCTGCATCCCCCACACTCACCCTTACAGCGTGCCAGACTCATCGCAGGCTCTGGCCCCGCACGGAGAAGGTGGTCGTATGCAGTTGCTCGAAGATGGAGGGGGTCTAGAGAGCCAGATGGCAAACATGGTGGTGGAGCAGCAGTGCCTCCCAGAGGAAGGAGGGGCACTGGAGAACACTTTACAAAGCTTCAGCCAAACGACCAACAATCTGCTGTCAGCTCTGGAGCTACAGCCAGCCATGTTGACTACTATCCAAGAAGCTTCAACTCCACAGGGGCCTCCACCACCCTACCACTCACACCAGCACATCAACCTCACTAGACGTCACTGTAAATTAAAGCTGCCTTCTCAAGACCCTCTCACGCACGCCCCCATGGTTCCTCCCAGGTATGGCTTAAGCTTTTTACCACAGGTCCCAatgctggaggaggaagaaggagagctggaggaCTATGGAGCCCACTGCTGCAGCTGGTTGAACTGCAGTGCAGTGTTCGAGCAAAAGGAGGAGCTGGTAAAGCACATAGAGAAACTACATGTGGACCAGAGGAAGGCAGAGGACTTCACGTGCTACTGGGTGGGCTGTCCACGCAACTTCAAGCCATTTAATGCCCGATACAAGCTTCTTATCCACATGAGGGTCCATTCAGGAGAGAAACCCAACAAGTGCACG TTCGAGAGCTGCAAGAAAGCTTTCTCTCGGCTAGAAAACCTGAAGATCCACCTGCGCAGCCACACAGGGGAGAAGCCCTACCTGTGTCAGCACCCAGGATGTCACAAGGCCTTCAGCAACTCCAGTGATAGAGCCAAACACCAGCGAACACACCTGGAAACA AAGCCGTATACATGCCAGGTGCCGGGCTGTGCAAAGCGTTACACTGACCCCAGCTCCTTGAGGAAACACGTGAAATCCCACTCGACTAAAGAACGACAGTTACGGAAGAAG ATGAAATCCACTGCTGGTgtgacccaggacacgctgacAGACTGTTTAACCATCCACCCGCTACAGCCAAGTCTTTCTCCTCTGGCAAGGATAGACAGCAACTTGAACTCTTCCCCTGGTGCATCCCACGAGTCTTTCTGTG CTACTCCACAGGGACAAGACTCCTCCAGTAATCCTCACCTGGCTCTGTTGTGCTCCTTACAAGATAATTACAG CTTTTCTCCAGGGACCAGTGTGGGCCTTGCTCTTCCACCTGCCTCCCCCACCCTCCCATTGGGACATCCCTGCAGAACAACTGCATTCTAA